The following DNA comes from Molothrus aeneus isolate 106 chromosome 21, BPBGC_Maene_1.0, whole genome shotgun sequence.
CCATCCCTGGAGGGCTTTGGGCAGCAGGAGTGGAATCAGAGAGCTCTGTGCGTTCCCAAAGGACAGCGGCGCATTTGTCACCCCTCCCCTCAGTCCTTCACTTTGCTAAAAACCCCGAGGAAATGGGGTTTATAACCCCTCCCCTCAGTCCTTCACTTTGCTAAAAACCCCGAGGAAATGGGGTTTATAACCCCTCTCCTCAGTCCTTCACTTTGCTAAAAACCCCGAGGAAACGTTTGCTGAAGCCACCCCCGGCTGCCTCAGcgcctccctgcagctctgccccgctccctgtggtggctgcagctgggtctggggagcagcctggggacacagcaactcctggggacagagcaactcctggggacacagcaactcctggggacacagcaatTCCGGGGGACACAGCAATTCCGGGGGACACAGCAactcctggggacacagcaatTCCGGGGGACACAGCAactcctggggacacagcaactcctggggacacaggcaAGGTCCCcttcctgtccccagtgtccccaggcacaCCCAGCTCCAGGACAACATCTGGGAGTGCTCAGAGCCCCTCTGGGCATCCCACCCCACTCCTGcctcctccagggatggagacatCCCTGAGTGCTCCACACGCCCTGATCCGGCCTGCAACAGCTTCAGATCAGGTTCTTTCTGCTCCTATTCATTTGATCAGGCTCTTAATTAAAGCTGGCTTATTAATTAGCTGTGACCACCTCaaaggggattttttcagaCTGGAAGCTCCACGTTGAGGCTCCCTTTGGGATGGCTCCCTCAGTGTTTGGGTTTAGGATTAACTCTGAGCATCATTTAAGCTCAAAGACAAACCCCTGCCTGTCCTGGTGGATCAGATTTCTCCCTTTATTCCCATCTCTCTCacctgctcccaggaacaggcaaTGTTCAGGTGACCTCTGAGGTCTCCAGAGGGTGTTTCTCTGCTCAGGGTGGGTTTTACGGTCCCACATTCCCCATCCATGCTGCAGGACCTGGCCAGGAGCACTGGCttggcacaggggacagagagagaggaacATCCCGAGGGAGAGCCAGGGTGACCCAGCCTGGGAAGGGTCCCTGCAGGGGACAACAGGATTTACCTCTCAGTGCCAGGGCCCTGTCCTCATCTTCCGGCCACTGCAGCGGGACCAGGGCGAGCTCCTCTCCGGATCTTCTGGGCACCAGGGCCTGGGAGCCTGGGGCTTGGCCTcctcccagctgcccctgcctctgcagcagggacCCCAAAGCCCTCACAGCTTTCTTCACCTCCGAGGCCGGGGCCATGGagaaaatccctctccagcccaTCCTTTTgggggctggctctgggaaCAAGTGTTCATGCACATCAGGGACTGAGATAACCACGGTGTCCTtgtctggagcagagctgggagcctcCTTGTGCAAGCCTCTgaacttctttcttttcctgtctttagctttgccttttttcctgcttccttctGGCTCGGTGAAAAAATACTCGTACAGTTCAGGCCAGGAGATTTCCCTCTGCAAGGGCGATTTCCGCCCCTCCAGGgagctgcccagctcctcctcctcctgggaaTCGCAGAACAGGTACTCGTACATCTCGGGCCAGGTCACATCCAGAGAGTTGGGCTTGCCAGAGGCTCCCTCAGCAAAGCACAGGGGGCTCACGGCCCTggggagctcagctgcagcttcccaggggagcccagctgcaggatcaCACGGGATCTCAATAGCAGGGATCCTGGGGAGCTCGATGGCAGGGATCCTggggagctcagctgcaggatcaCACGGGATCTCGATGGCAGGGATCCTGGGGATCTCGATGGCAGGGATCCTggggagctcagctgcagggatcctggggagcccagctgcaggatcaCATGGGATCTCAATAGCAGGGATCCTggggagctcagctgcagggatcCTGGGGATCTCAATGGCAGGACTCCTGGGGATCCCAGCTGCAGGCTCCCAAGGGGTTTCAGGTGCAGGTTTCCTGGGAATCGCAGCTGCAGGCTCCCAGGGGAtcccagctgcaggaactgCAGGGATCTCTGAGGTCTTCCTGGGAatctcagctgcaggaattccAGGGATCTCAGCCGCAGGAACTCCAGGGATATCTGAGGTCTTCCTGGGAatctcagctgcaggaattccAGGGATTTCTGAGGGCTTTCTGGGAAgttcagcagcaggaattccagggatctgagcagcagcaggaattccaggggTCTCAGGAACAGGAATTCCAGGGGTCTCAGGAACAGGAACTCCAGGTGTCTCAGCAGCAGGAACTCCAGGTGTCTCGGCAGCAGAATTCCCTCCAGGTgtctcagcagcaggaattccagggatctgagcagcagcaggaattccaggggTCTCAGGAACAGGAATTCCAGGGATCTCAGCAGCATTCCCTCCAGGTGTCTCGGCAGCAGAATTCCCTCCAGCCCCCTCAGCAGCATTCCCTCCCAACGCTGCCGCGCTCCCCAGAGGCTTCCCTGGCATCTCCTGGCTCTCCTCCCCTGGCAGAGCCGCGGCTCCGTCTCCAGGGACCGCGGGGACACTGTCACGTCCGCCCGAAGCCCCGGCCTGCCCTGCCTTTGGGGGCTTGGTGCCCTTTGTCCTGCCCGGGGGCTGCGGCTCCTTGCCCCGGGGCTTTGGGGCGGCATCGCCGCCGTCCGCCCGCTTGCTGTCCGCAGCCTCCTCGCTGCCCAGCCTCACCAGCGCTCCCTTGGCCGCCTTGTCCTTGGCTCTGCCCTTccgaggggacaccggggagcCCGGCGGAGCCTTCCCGGCGGGTGCCGCGCTCAGGGGGTCCCTGTCGCCCTCGGTGCCGCCGGCTCCGCGCTGCTTGCGGCCCTTCCTGGGCTGTGCCGGCACCTTGGGCCGCACCACGCTGGGGGACGCCGCTCCCGGCGAGCTCGGCTCCGTGCCCGCCGCCTGCTCCGCCTGCGCTGCCGCCCTGGGCACCATCCCCGGGCTCGGGGGGTCCCCCGCGGGCTCCgagggcacaggggctgctggagcttctGGCGCTGCCAGCGGGGCTCGTCCCCCTCCTGCATCCCCGCCCTGCTCCGTGGCCTGGCCGCCTGCGGGCGCCGCCACCGCCGTGTCCTGCGCGGCGCCGCCGGGTGCCCGCGGTGGCTGCCGCCTCTGGGCGCTGGGCATGGCCGCGAGTGCGGGGCAGCTGGGCCGGCGGTGGCTGTCAGCCGGGAGCGCGCCCGCAGCGCCCAGCTCCGCCTCGTCCTCGCTGCCCGACGGCAGCCCCGGCACGCAGCGCTCCGGGCGGGTGGCACCGGCGCCGTCAGCacgtggggcagggctggcagtgcccggCGGTGCTGGCTCGCTGCCCGGCCTGGCTGGGCTCGCCCTGCCGCGTCCCGCCGTGTCCCCTTGCTCAATGTCACTGAGGCTCTGCTCCTCGGCCGTGGCCAGCGAGGCCGGCGCCAGGCTGCACTCCTCGGCGGCCCGCAGGAACTCGGCCCACTCGCGGTCGTTCAGCTGGATGCTGTACTCGAAGTTATCCATGCCTGCGGCAGGGGAGCGGCGACACGTCAGGCAGGACCGGGTGGCACCGCTGTGTGCCCCCAAATCCAGCTGTGTGccccaaaatccagctgtgTGCCCCTAAAGTGCAGCTGTGTGCCCCCAAATCCAGCTGTGTGCCCCTAAAGTGCAGCTGTGTGCCCCAAAGCCCGGCTGTGTGCCCCAAAGCCTGTCTGTGTGCCCCCAAATCCAGCTGTGTGCCCCCAAAGCCAGCTGTGTGCCCCAAAGCCAGCTGTGTGCCCCCAAATCCAGCTGTGTGCCCCCAAAGCCCAGCT
Coding sequences within:
- the PERM1 gene encoding PGC-1 and ERR-induced regulator in muscle protein 1, whose protein sequence is MDNFEYSIQLNDREWAEFLRAAEECSLAPASLATAEEQSLSDIEQGDTAGRGRASPARPGSEPAPPGTASPAPRAELGAAGALPADSHRRPSCPALAAMPSAQRRQPPRAPGGAAQDTAVAAPAGGQATEQGGDAGGGRAPLAAPEAPAAPVPSEPAGDPPSPGMVPRAAAQAEQAAGTEPSSPGAASPSVVRPKVPAQPRKGRKQRGAGGTEGDRDPLSAAPAGKAPPGSPVSPRKGRAKDKAAKGALVRLGSEEAADSKRADGGDAAPKPRGKEPQPPGRTKGTKPPKAGQAGASGGRDSVPAVPGDGAAALPGEESQEMPGKPLGSAAALGGNAAEGAGGNSAAETPRAVSPLCFAEGASGKPNSLDVTWPEMYEYLFCDSQEEEELGSSLEGRKSPLQREISWPELYEYFFTEPEGSRKKGKAKDRKRKKFRGLHKEAPSSAPDKDTVVISVPDVHEHLFPEPAPKRMGWRGIFSMAPASEVKKAVRALGSLLQRQGQLGGGQAPGSQALVPRRSGEELALVPLQWPEDEDRALALRAAAEEPRVLSHKDMCLVFCAFASWAVKTSDLQAPDAWKTMFLASFGTLSAIRYFRRTVREGHPRT